The stretch of DNA TTGAAGGGGCACCCAACAGCCCTGCCGGCATCACCACAGCCACAAGAAACAGCCAAAGGCGGCGAACGATGTGTCGCATCCTACTCATCGCCCGTTATTTGTGCATCGTATAGGTGACACGCACTTGCTCATAGTCGTTGGCAGCATCGAAATCCCAGGGGAAAACGAACGTCATCGTCCCCTTCGAGAAGTCGAAATGACCCTTGGGCTCTATCCAATTGGAGGGTGTCTTGCCGAAAGTGTCGCGACTGACATCGCTAAGGGCGAGCCAACGCTTGGGATCTATCGAGCCGCCGGCTTTGAGAAACTCGTCGGTTACCTGATAACCCACCAACTTTCCGTTCTCCTTCACGTAGACCGTTGCCCCTTTATCGCGCAACTCTTTCACCCTTTCCCAAGCCGAAAAGCGATAGACAAAGGGCAGAGCCGTGATCATATCGTCGTAGATATCGGGCTGTTGAACGAGGAATTCCACTTTTCCGGTAGACGGAACGAGCCGGATGCTGTCGAGCGTCATGCTGAACTGCTCTTTGGACGCATCGTATTGGATGGCCTGAACGATAGCACTGCCATAGGGTTGCTGGAGAAAGAACTCGGTGTCTTCCACCGTTTTGCGTTTCAGCACGTCGTAGAAGAACGAGGTAAGCCCCATCGGATTGTCCACCATCTTTAACACCGGCGTATCGGCCGTGGCCTTTTCGCTGAGCGTGATGATGCTAAAGCCCTTGAAGGTTTTCTGCGGCTCGCCGTTGAAATAGCTCTCTTTGTCTTCGGTGTTGAACAAAACCGTAGCCTCGACAGCCACCTTTCCGAGCAGAGAAGTGAGGTCGAAGCCGTATTTTTGTTGGTATCCGGCAATGAGTTGCAGCTGCGCAGGGGTTAAGGCCGGTATGTCCGAGTCGGGCTTAACGGTGATTTTCACGCCTTCATCGGCCGCTTTTATCTGAGGGTTGGACGTATGGCCAACCGTCAGCGTGATGATTCTGGGCACCGAGAGGGCGTGCTTTGCGTTAGACAACACCTTGACGGTGGCCTCTTTCTGGCCGGCTTTGAAGGTGAGGGTTTTGTGGTCTAAGCGCACGATGTCTCCCTCGTTGCCCGCCAAAACGAGCTCAATGGTTTCGTCTTTACTGGGCGCAAAGGCCATCAACACGTTGAGTGTGATGCCCTGCGCATCGTCTTCGGACATGAATGCATTGCCTACCACAGAGAGAGCAACGCCATTTGTCATCTGTACATCGTCTTTGTTGTCGTTGCCGCAGGCTGCTGCCAGGAAAGCAACAACGGCCAACAGGAGAGTTGTTTTTATGAACTTCATTTCGATTTATTTTTATGTTGTACTTGATCTTTCTAACTTCCGTATTCTATTTTCTTAGCTTTTGCAGGCCATTTTCTTAGTTTTTGGCGTGCGTTTTCTTAGCTTTTGGGTTGCATTTTCTTAGCTTTTGCAACACGCTTTCTAAACGTTTGATTTTCAACTGTTTAGAAGTAGACATCCCAACGCGGGCAAAAAACCGCCTCGGTGCTGCTTCGAAGGGCTTTGGAGTGGGGAGCTTCACTTGTTCATCGCCCAGCCCGCGTTCTGCGTAACGTTGTCATTGAAGCGATATTCGGAGCTGGGGATGGGGAAGGTCCACCGATAATCGTCGACAGTGATGCGGGCGTTGAAGGCTCCACCCCACTGCGAGAGTCGGTCGAGCGGGTGTCGACGGGTGCGCTTCAGGTCGAAGAAAGCCACGCCCTCGCCCACAAATTCGCGCTGCTTATCGGTCAGAATGCGCTCCAACAAACTGTCGGCAGTGATGCCCAGGGGGGCTTCCGGCACACCCACCAGTTGCCAATAGTGGTTCATCAGGCTGCGAGCTGCCTCCACATCGCCCTGCCGACAGAGGGCCTCGGCTGCGATGTAATAGGCTCCGGCGTAACGAAAAGTGTTGATATAGGAGGAGGTTCGGCCCTCTTTGTTCATCTTGTTATACTTGCCCAACAGGTTTCGCAGATTGCCGTTCATCGTCATCGGATAGACCCAATAGGCTTTTCGCAGGTCGGAAGCCGCGAAATGGAGGGCGGGATTGAGGGCGAAATAGTCGCCATCGGTAGGCGAATATTGTATCGCAGCATAGACCTGGGCGGTGGTGTTGAAAGCAAAGATCCGACCTTTGTAGGTGTCGTTCTGCCAAAGACGGGCCAATGCGTCGGCGGTGAAATAGGCATCGCTGCCCCGACTGATGACTTGCTGTGCGTAACGAGCGGCTTCGGCATAGTCGGATGCATAGAGGGCGAGGTCGGCCAGGAGGTATTTCACGGCCGTTGTAGAGAGCCATCCATTGCGATCGGGGTTGTTTTCTACGGCTTCTGCCTCGGTGAGCAACTGTCGAATGGCGGCCACGCAGGTGCGGATGGACGAGCGGCGGTTGGTTTCAAGACCTAAAAAGTTTTTCAGAATCACGCCGTCTCCATCGGGATTCAGACTGTAGGCCGGGGCAAAAATCTGCAAAAGCCGGAAATAACACAGGGCCTTCAGGGTCTTGACTTCGGCCTCTATCAGGGCCTTCTCTTCGGCATCGGCGGCTTTTGGCGTGACTACGTTCGACAGTCGCTCGAGCAAAGCGTCGCAGGAAGCAATGGTGTTGTAGTAAGAAAGCCACACGGTGGGGGCCAGTTTCCCGATCTCTTTCTCCTGCCAATTGTAGAGATTCAACAGAGAAACGTCTTTGATGGAGACGGAAGTGGGGCAGAAATCGCTGCCAAGCACCGAGAACTCGTATTCGTAATGCGGGTAAGACAGATAGGCAGAAGACAGCAACGAACGAGCATTCTCTACATTGGTGATGGCAGAGGGATCGGAAAACTGATCTTGCGGAGGGATGTTGAGCGAGCAAGAAGCCAGTATGGCTGTCGTTACACCTATTATATATATATGGATTCGTTGGAATAACATGCAGCACAATGGGGTTAAAAAGTGAGGTTGAGGTGAAAGGTGAAGATGGGTTGAACCGTTCCTGCCAGCGTGCCACTTTCGGGATCGGACTCCTTATAAGCCGTCCATGTATAGAGATTGGAACCTTGCAAGCCTACATTGGCATACTGCACAAAGGGCAACACGCGATGAAGCACCGCCGCAGGAAGGCGATAACGCAACGAAAGGCTCGATAGTTTCAAGTAATTACTGTTGCCCACGGTGCGCGAATTGGGGTAGAGAGCAAGGTTTTCTTCGGCGATGGTCTGCGTGTAAAACGGCGTCCAGTATTCTTTATTTTCGTCTCCACGCTTCAACCACATTCGTTTCGTCTGCCCGGCAACGGCATTGTAGTGGGCGTTGTCTCGATTTCTGACATACTGATAGTTGAATCGTTGCTTGCCGCCGAGCACATAATAGAAAGAGATGTCGAAGTCGAACGAGCGGTAAGACCAACTTGCGTTGAGGCTTCCGCTGTAAGGCGGTGTGAGATGTCCGAGCGAGACGAGGTCGTTTCGGGTGAGGGGCTCGGTGGCTTGCTTCTCTTTTCCGTCGGAAGTGAGGAACACCGGATAGCCCGTTAGCGGATTGATACCCAGCGAATGGGCTCCGTATATCATGTCATAAGCCTTTCCCGTCTCGTAACTGGGCATGAGCGACTGCTCGTCGAGATAGAGTTTATCGGTGTAATAAAGGCTCAACACTTTGTTTTCGTTATAAGAAAGGTTGGCACCAAGACGGAGTCGGCAGTCGTAAGTGTCGATTATCCGCGCATTCAAGCCCACTTCTATACCTCGGTTTTGCAGCACGCCGATATTCCGTTTGAGGGTAGAGAAACCCGTACTTGTGGGTATCGGCACATCGAGCAAGGCTTGTTCGGTGCGCCGATTGTACCAGTTCACGTCGAAAGAGATGCGTTTCCAAAGTTCCATCGACAGTCCGATGTCGGTGGCTTTGTTCTGTTCGGCCTTCAAATCCTTGTTGTAGAGCGAGAGAAGAGAGAGCGAACGACTCGTTTCATAAGCCTGTTCGGAGAAAGAAAAGGTGCCGACGGTGTTCGAAACACTCACTCCGCTGAGGTTGGCCGTTACGCCATACGAAGCTTTCAGGTTGAGATGGGTAAGGGTTTTGTTGCCTTTCAGCCATCCATAGTTCGTGGGAGTCCATCCGATACCTGCAGCCCAAGCTCTGTTCCACCGCTTATCGGCGGGCAAGATGGAAGAGGCGTCGGCCTTATAGGTAAGATAGAAGTCGTAGATTTCATTGAATGTGTAGCCGGCAACAGCCCCAATGCCCAACTGTGCGTTCTTATCTCGCGGGTTTCTTACCTCTGGTTGTCGATAGCCATGCAGCGAACGATTGATGGCTGATGGGGCATCGACATTCCCAACGCCGTAACCGGTGATGCCCACCGCATCGTATTGAAATCTGTAAAAGTCGATATTGGCTCCGAGTGTGAGGTCGTGCAGTTGGGAGAAGATGTGATTATAGGTTGCACGAAGGTTGCTCGAGAGATTGATGGTAGTAGACTTCGTTCGGCTATAGATGCCTCTTGCCAGGGTCAGAACGCCCGTTTTGGCCTCCGAATAAGAAGAGGCCGGTGTGAATTGGTGGTTCTCTCCGGCGGAGAAATCCAGTCCACCGACATAAGCAAGAGTAAGTCCGGAGATCGGAGTAAGGGTCAAATTGACGCTCGCTCCTGCTTCTTTGTCGCTGGTATCGGCTTGATACTGATGCGTAAGATCGTCGTATGTGCGGTTGGGATAGGAATAAAGCTCGCCCGTTTTTCGTTCATAAGGATTGAGATTGTAGACCAACGAAGTAGGATCGAAGCTTGTTCCGTTGGGTGTTTCTGCCTTAGCATAACCTCCATTGACGCCTAACATGAGATAACCCATCTTTCCCAGCTGTTGGTCTAAGCTCATTCTGAGCCCGAAACGCCGTTTGTTGTTGCCCTCGATTCGGCCTCCTTGATAGGTATAATTGCCCGAAACATAATACGTAGTAGCCCCGTTTCCGCCCTTCAGGCTGAGGTTCTGCTTTTGATACACGCTGTTGTGAATGAGCTCTTTGAACCAATCGGTGTGGATATTTCTCAGCTCTTCAAGTCGACGTTCTCCCTCGGCGATGAGTCGTTCCTTATCGGGATCGGTGGAATGGAAGCGTTCATAGTAGTCGCGGCTATAGCGATAGCCCGGCGTAGCGGGGTTTTGGAGCAGTCGTTCGAGCTCCAATTTCTCGGCCGAATCCATCATTTTGATACCCCTTCGACCGGTAGAAGTAACGCCAACATCGAGCCCATAGGTCACCGTCATTCGTCCATGATAGCCACGTTGCGAAGCAATCTCGAGCACACCGTTGGCTGCTTTGATGCCATAAAGAGCACAAGCGGCGGCATCTTTGAGCACTTTGATGCTGCTGATGTCCTGCGGATTGAGATTATAAAACGTCTCGGCAGAGATGATTTGCCCATCGAGCACGTACAAAGGCTCGTTCGCCTCGTTGCCACGGCGCAGCGAAGAGTTGCCGCGGATGCGTATTTTGGGCGTAGAACCCAGTTCGCCGGTGTTGACAACGTTCAGTCCTGCCACCATGCCCTGTAAGGCTAAGCCGAGGTCGATCATAGGTTTGTCGGTGAGTCGTTTCATGTCTACGCTCTCCACCACCCCCGCCTTGGCGCGCAGGTCGATAGCATTGATATTGCTTTTGGCCCTTACCACCACTTCGCCCAGTCGGTTAGCATTCTCTTCGAGCTGAACGTTGAGTTGTCCGGAGCGGTCGAATCGAACATGGCGCGTGGCATATCCGATGTATGAAAACACGAGATCGGTTCCTCGTCGCCATGTTCCGCTGAGTTGATAACGGCCGTCTGCGTTTGTCACGGTCATGACTTTGCTGCCGTTCACCTTGACGCTCACGCCCACGAGAGGCTCGTTTTTCGCATCGGTGACATAGCCGAACACTCTGCTTTCCTGCGCAACGACACGGTACGACGCCGCCCAAAGCAGCACCGCCACAAGGCAAACGACTCTTAAGGCCCTCTTCATCTGTATGTCTTTTTGGATGAACGTCCTCACCAAACACTACCGTGCACTGTGCAACCACTGTGCGGTTTGTTCCACCACCCAGTTGGTTACGAGGTCGGAAGAGGCCGGAAGGATGCCCTCATTGCTGTAAACGATCTCCACACCGCGGGTCTTTACCAAGTCAGCTTGCCGTTCCTGCATCTTGTGACGGTCGGCCATGCGCTTCACATCCGACGTGAGATAGATGCCTTGAACAAAGATGCGCTTCTTCGTTTGAGCCGCTTTTTCAAGCAGTGGCATGAGTTCGTTGCCGAAGTTATGCCCCATTTCGATAAGTTCGCTGTCGACGTATGTCACGCCGCAATTTTCCTTTACATATTTAGAAACATTGCCTAAGAGCGATTTCCAAAAGCCGATGCGCTCTTCATCGCCATGTGCCAGGAAGATGACAGCCTCGTTAGCAGCATCTTTCGAGAAAGATTTGACACGTTGCGCCATCACCTTTTCCAGCACATAACTATAATAAAAGGTGGGCCCGAGCACGATAGGCAGCTTGCTTTTCACCATCTCCGTTTTCTCCTCGGCCAGTTCTTCGCGCACATAGGGATTGTATTTCCAACCCAAAATGTTGGGCAAATCCTCCTCGGTGTGGCCCGACGGGGCGATGAACAGCGGCAGAGCGAAGATAGAATCGACACCTTGTGCCTCGCAATCTTTCACCACCGAGGCCACCGACGGTTCGGTATATTCCATCAAAGCCACGCGAACATAGTCGATACCCTTTAGTTTGGCCGCCTTGATTTGATTGCGAACAGAGGTTTCGAGTTCGAGAACGGGCTTGCGCCAGCTCTCCATCGGCGACCCGTGTGCGATGACAACAAGGGCGTTTTTGGCCTCGGCCACGCTCACCGCAGCGCACAAAAAGAGAATCGAAAACAGTATTTTCTTCATCATTGTCTATACTTTTAGTTGTTATTCTTTTTCGTTTATCCTGTGTATACAAGCGCTTATGAGAGGCGTGCGCTTGTGTTCGGCTCAAGACCTGTTGCATCTTGACCAACCGACAAAAAGCATCTATTCAACAGAAGACTCTTTAAAAATCGTTTCGATGTGCAAAATTATGAAGAAGCAACAAGTCACACAATACCCAATAATGGGGATATTTGAAATCTTCCGCCCGGCGATCATCCCCTATCTGCTACTCCCATCCAAGCCCAACACGGCCAGACTGATTGCCAAAGCTAAGAAAACGCGATGCGAAAGCTAAGAAAATGAAGTGCCAAAGCTAAGAAAACGGCATGCGTTTTCTTAGCTTTGGCAAGGCTCTTTGTAAGTGGCTGAAAATAAATAGGTTGCCAAGAAGCTTCGAACCGAGAAGCCTCACGCCAGTCGTTTCTTCACCACGGCGGGGTTTCCGGCAGCCATACAGTCGTCGGGAACATCGCGTATCACCACCGAACCGGCTGCGATGATGCACCGCCGGCCAATGGTGACGCCGGGACAAACCACCACGCCGCCGCCCAACCACGTGTCGTCGCCGATGGTTATAGGGAAAGCCGTCTCTCGTGGCTCTCTTCTCTGCCGATAGTCGATGGGATGCTGGGGCGTGAAAAGCTGGCAATGCGGCCCAATCTTAACGTGATGGCCGATGGTGACGAAAGCTTCGTCGAGCACCACGCAACCATAATTGATGAAAGAATGTTCGCCCATGCGGATGCCATGCCCGTGATCGCAGGTGAAAGGCGGGCAAATCTCCGACGAGGCGGGTAGCCCCGGCACGAGCTCTTCTATCATTTCACGATAGCCTTCGTCAACACTACTGATGCGGTTGAGCCTGGCACACAGCTTCTTGGCATGCACAAAACTGGCCCGAATCTCGGCATCGGCAAAGGCATAGGCCTCCCTACTGCGCATCTTTTCCATTTCTGTTTTCATCGTTTTCTTGTTTTGAGATGTTGCAAAAATAAGAAAACTTCTGCATTCGCTCCTTCTCTTCACAACAAGAAAACAGCCCGCTCCGCCGTCGCTTGCGTCTATCCGGAAGACAAAAACCAGGGAAATAAACGAAAATAGGCGGCACCTCCCGGCACCGCCTATCCCTGTTCACTCTCTCAAGAGTTACTTCTTCCAAATAAAAACTAAATATCTATCAAACTTCTATGTTTCTTTTCAGCCTCTTGCAGAGGGCCTCCGCCGACCCGGGCAACCCTCTAACGAACGTTACCGGGCTAAATGGTGGCATTACAGACCTATGCAGACAGCTTTCTGTTCGAGGCAAAACGCTCGATGATTAGTCAATCTCGATGGGGCGGAACAGCTTCTGCTCTTCTTTCTTCACCTTGGGAAGATCTACCCTAAGAACGCCATCGTTCACGCGGGCGGCAATGCCTTCGCGGTCGACATCTTCGGGCAGGAGCAACGTTTGCTCGTATTTCGAGTAGCTAAACTCCCGACGCAGATAGTGTGTCTTCTCGTTTTCCTCTTTCACTTCGTTCTTTTGCTCCATCTTGATGGTTAGATTTCCATCTTCGTTGACGTGCACTTGGAAGTCTTCTTTCCGCAAACCGGGAGCGGCCAGCTCCACAATATATTGCGTTTCGTTTTCCATCACGTTGATGGCAGGTGCCGTTGCGTTGGTGCGTTGCATCAGACCATTGGTGAGAAAATCGTCGAACACTTCGGGTAACCAAGAATTTTTACGCATAACTGGTAACATCATTTAATCTCCTATCTTTTAAATTATTGTTTTATTTTTTGTCTTCACACCTCTGCTTTCACTTCGGTGTTCGCAGATCTATTCACAAGTTTTGTACCAACCCCTTATCGGCTGACATTTTGTCGCTCATGTCTGACAAAACGTCAGATTCATAAATAAAAGCCCCTCTCCCACCGCCCGCATTCCCATCTCTTAGCTTTTGGGGTGCATTTTCTTAGCTTTCGCCCTGCGTTTCCTTAGCTTTTGAGGTGCAAAAGCTAAGAGATGGGAAATGCACCTGATAAGTTATTGATTATCAATGGCGTATAAACGCAGAGGAAACCGTCCCCATCGGAATGCCCCAAAGAGCCCCCGTCAAGGGGAATGATACCGAAGCGTTTGCCCGATTTTCAACGGTTTGTTTGCAAAATTCAAGAAAAATTCGGACCTTTGCCTTGAAATCGGGCCGCACTCCTCCATCGCTTGCAAAGAGAGGCGGGCTCTCTGTGTTTTCAATTGGAATCTAATCGACAGAGATCAACATAAAATGAATGAACCTTATAGAAATGAATAAGACTTTTGTAAAAGAGCCTCATCGCCTGCTTTGCGTGGCGGTAGCGATGTTTCTGAGCGTTTCTGCCGGGGCACAACGCGACTTTTCGTCTATCCATACCGGTATCCATGCCTCAGATATCAGGGTGATCGAAAGCGGCGTGAAGCCCTTCCCGACTCCTCAAAAACCTGCGGGCACGCGGGCAAACAGCTTCGACGACGACAACAAAGATCATCACGCCTCGACCGGATGGGGCTTGGACTATGAGTATTATCGATACACCTATCCCAGTATCAATGCCAAAGGCGAAGCCATCACACTGACTGCCTTGGCCGCTATGCCCACTAATTATTCTGTTCCGATCAACAATATCATCCTGGGATGCCATATTACCATCACCGATAACAAAAGCACACCCTCGGAATATATCACCAGCGGCGACTGGCAAAGCGATGTTGGCATGCTCGTGATGCACGCTAAAAGCAAGAGTGCCTCTCACTTGGCCTACAATTGCTTGGTGATTCTGCCCGACTATCAGGGGTATGGGCTAACACGAGACCAGGCACATCCTTATCTGGCACAAGAAATCACCGCCCGACAAAGCGTGGACGCTCTGCGCTATGGCATCGAACTGTATAAAACCAGTAAGAAAAACCGCGCCAAAATTAGAGATAACTGGAAGACGATCTGTATCGGTTATTCGCAAGGAGGGGCCGTAGCAATGGCCTGTCAGCGATTTATCGAGACCAACTTCTTGGATCAAGACTTGCACTTGGGCGGGTCGGTGTGCGGCGACGGACCTTATGATCCTATCGCCACGCTGCGAACTTATCTCTCCGAAGACAAAGTGTATATGCCTGTGGCTCTGCCGTTGATTATCAAAGGTATGCTCGACTATAATCCTTATATGAGGAAATATGCCCTCAAAGACTTTTTCACGCAGCAGTTTCTCGACACCGGCATTCTCGACTGGATAGAGAAAAAGGAGAAAAACACGACCGACATACAAAAGGAACTCAAAAAGCTATATTCCTTTCAGAAAGACAGCAAGGGCGAATATATCAAGGTGTCCGAGATATTCCAGCCCGATGCGTTTGCCTTGATGACAAAAAAGATAAAGGGAGAGGCCACGGAGAAGAATCCGAAATGCGACGATCTCTACACGGCTCTGACCGTGAACAACCTGACGGAAGGCTGGAAACCGCAATATCCCGTTTATCTTTTCCACTCGAAAGTGGACGAGGTGGTGCCCATCAGCAATGCCGAAAGTGCCTACGAAAAGCTGAGAACAGACCGCCGTCCCGACCTCGTGAAACGCACTTATCTGGACAAAGGCAACCACACCGACAACGGAACGGCCTTTTACTTCAGCTGGTGGGGCAAATGTTATGAGGAAAAAGCCGTAGAGGCTATTGCCGGTGGAGAAGACGCTTGGCGAAAGTTCACCCCCTAAGCCACATCTAACAAATATGGCTATCGACAATCATCAACATAGAAACGACATGAAAAAATATATCCTACTGCTGCTATTGGCAGTATGCACACAGTTCTCTGCCGAAGGCTTTGGCAAAGATTCCATCATGAAAGGGACGGCCCAGCTGAACGGGAAAAATATCTCCATCTGGATCAACATTACCGAAGAGGGAACGGCAGAGATAGGTAACGGGCGGAATGCGGCGATCAGTCAGTATGCCGAAGGAAAGCTGGTGATTCCCGCCAACATCGTTGACGAAACCGAGAAACGCAGCTATCGGGTGACGAAGGTGGGCAACTTCGCTTTCAGTCTTTGTAGTCGGCTCACGGAAGTGGTGCTCGAAGAGGGCATCACCGCTATAGGCGAGCAGGCCTTTTCGGGTTGTAACGGCCTGAAAACCGTTCGTTGTCCGGCCTCGCTTACCACCATCGGCAGAGGGGCTTTCATGGGATGCAAAAACCTGAAACACGATCGTTTGCCCGAGAATCTGTCAACGATGGGACAAGATGCGTTCGTCGGAAACCAATTCGTCGACCATCAAATGCTGCTGCCGAAAGGGGTGACCACCATTCCTTCTGCGGCTTTCGAAGCTTGCAACTTGAAGGTAGTTGTGCTGCCTCCGACCTTAACCAGCATCGAAGATGAGGCTTTTGCCCAAACGGGAGATTGCGATTTTTATCGATTTGACGGGACTGACGCTCCCACAATTGCCGACAATAGCATCAGCGCAGCTGGACATTGGTGGGCCACGAAACCGAAGATCTATGGCAAGAACAGTTTCTGTAACGGGCTGTTGCCTATCCGTGCCATGGTGCAGGAAAGCGAGTTTACTACAGAGAATATCACCTACCAAATGGTGCAAACAGGCGAATATCCCGGCGTCTTTGCGGTTTCGGCCCATCGGAAAAGCGGAGAGAGCGATTGGGACAGTGAGTTGAAAGACTTGAAAACGACGGTGCTCCATCCTTCTTTTCCCGGTCAGTGGAAGCCAGAATTTAAGGTTATCGGTATTGAACCCAACTTCTTTAGCGGCTCGGGAATAGAAAAATTGCACCATATCGTTCTGCCGGCGAGCATCGAAGCGGCTCAAGCCCAGGGAGCCTTTGCCCAATGCAAGGCTTTGGTTTCACTGGATTTGTCGGCCATGAAGCCGCTTAGTAAGGAGGAAAGCGATGCTCTTCTCGTCGGGATTCCCGACAATGCAGTGGTCTATCTGCCCAAAGGTCAGACGCAAGAACATCGCGCTTACAATGCTGTTCTGACGCAAGAAGACGGTCAACGCCGAACAAGCCACCTGAGAATCAGCCTGAACGAGGCATTCGACAACCTGGCCCTCGCCGGTAATATCGACTATCGCCTGCCCTATTCATTCCTGGCGGAGAAGGCAACA from Prevotella sp. oral taxon 475 encodes:
- a CDS encoding RagB/SusD family nutrient uptake outer membrane protein; its protein translation is MLFQRIHIYIIGVTTAILASCSLNIPPQDQFSDPSAITNVENARSLLSSAYLSYPHYEYEFSVLGSDFCPTSVSIKDVSLLNLYNWQEKEIGKLAPTVWLSYYNTIASCDALLERLSNVVTPKAADAEEKALIEAEVKTLKALCYFRLLQIFAPAYSLNPDGDGVILKNFLGLETNRRSSIRTCVAAIRQLLTEAEAVENNPDRNGWLSTTAVKYLLADLALYASDYAEAARYAQQVISRGSDAYFTADALARLWQNDTYKGRIFAFNTTAQVYAAIQYSPTDGDYFALNPALHFAASDLRKAYWVYPMTMNGNLRNLLGKYNKMNKEGRTSSYINTFRYAGAYYIAAEALCRQGDVEAARSLMNHYWQLVGVPEAPLGITADSLLERILTDKQREFVGEGVAFFDLKRTRRHPLDRLSQWGGAFNARITVDDYRWTFPIPSSEYRFNDNVTQNAGWAMNK
- a CDS encoding sugar O-acetyltransferase — translated: MKTEMEKMRSREAYAFADAEIRASFVHAKKLCARLNRISSVDEGYREMIEELVPGLPASSEICPPFTCDHGHGIRMGEHSFINYGCVVLDEAFVTIGHHVKIGPHCQLFTPQHPIDYRQRREPRETAFPITIGDDTWLGGGVVVCPGVTIGRRCIIAAGSVVIRDVPDDCMAAGNPAVVKKRLA
- a CDS encoding Hsp20/alpha crystallin family protein, with translation MRKNSWLPEVFDDFLTNGLMQRTNATAPAINVMENETQYIVELAAPGLRKEDFQVHVNEDGNLTIKMEQKNEVKEENEKTHYLRREFSYSKYEQTLLLPEDVDREGIAARVNDGVLRVDLPKVKKEEQKLFRPIEID
- a CDS encoding DUF4929 family protein, which codes for MKFIKTTLLLAVVAFLAAACGNDNKDDVQMTNGVALSVVGNAFMSEDDAQGITLNVLMAFAPSKDETIELVLAGNEGDIVRLDHKTLTFKAGQKEATVKVLSNAKHALSVPRIITLTVGHTSNPQIKAADEGVKITVKPDSDIPALTPAQLQLIAGYQQKYGFDLTSLLGKVAVEATVLFNTEDKESYFNGEPQKTFKGFSIITLSEKATADTPVLKMVDNPMGLTSFFYDVLKRKTVEDTEFFLQQPYGSAIVQAIQYDASKEQFSMTLDSIRLVPSTGKVEFLVQQPDIYDDMITALPFVYRFSAWERVKELRDKGATVYVKENGKLVGYQVTDEFLKAGGSIDPKRWLALSDVSRDTFGKTPSNWIEPKGHFDFSKGTMTFVFPWDFDAANDYEQVRVTYTMHK
- a CDS encoding lipase family protein translates to MNLIEMNKTFVKEPHRLLCVAVAMFLSVSAGAQRDFSSIHTGIHASDIRVIESGVKPFPTPQKPAGTRANSFDDDNKDHHASTGWGLDYEYYRYTYPSINAKGEAITLTALAAMPTNYSVPINNIILGCHITITDNKSTPSEYITSGDWQSDVGMLVMHAKSKSASHLAYNCLVILPDYQGYGLTRDQAHPYLAQEITARQSVDALRYGIELYKTSKKNRAKIRDNWKTICIGYSQGGAVAMACQRFIETNFLDQDLHLGGSVCGDGPYDPIATLRTYLSEDKVYMPVALPLIIKGMLDYNPYMRKYALKDFFTQQFLDTGILDWIEKKEKNTTDIQKELKKLYSFQKDSKGEYIKVSEIFQPDAFALMTKKIKGEATEKNPKCDDLYTALTVNNLTEGWKPQYPVYLFHSKVDEVVPISNAESAYEKLRTDRRPDLVKRTYLDKGNHTDNGTAFYFSWWGKCYEEKAVEAIAGGEDAWRKFTP
- a CDS encoding sirohydrochlorin chelatase, giving the protein MMKKILFSILFLCAAVSVAEAKNALVVIAHGSPMESWRKPVLELETSVRNQIKAAKLKGIDYVRVALMEYTEPSVASVVKDCEAQGVDSIFALPLFIAPSGHTEEDLPNILGWKYNPYVREELAEEKTEMVKSKLPIVLGPTFYYSYVLEKVMAQRVKSFSKDAANEAVIFLAHGDEERIGFWKSLLGNVSKYVKENCGVTYVDSELIEMGHNFGNELMPLLEKAAQTKKRIFVQGIYLTSDVKRMADRHKMQERQADLVKTRGVEIVYSNEGILPASSDLVTNWVVEQTAQWLHSAR
- a CDS encoding SusC/RagA family TonB-linked outer membrane protein yields the protein MKRALRVVCLVAVLLWAASYRVVAQESRVFGYVTDAKNEPLVGVSVKVNGSKVMTVTNADGRYQLSGTWRRGTDLVFSYIGYATRHVRFDRSGQLNVQLEENANRLGEVVVRAKSNINAIDLRAKAGVVESVDMKRLTDKPMIDLGLALQGMVAGLNVVNTGELGSTPKIRIRGNSSLRRGNEANEPLYVLDGQIISAETFYNLNPQDISSIKVLKDAAACALYGIKAANGVLEIASQRGYHGRMTVTYGLDVGVTSTGRRGIKMMDSAEKLELERLLQNPATPGYRYSRDYYERFHSTDPDKERLIAEGERRLEELRNIHTDWFKELIHNSVYQKQNLSLKGGNGATTYYVSGNYTYQGGRIEGNNKRRFGLRMSLDQQLGKMGYLMLGVNGGYAKAETPNGTSFDPTSLVYNLNPYERKTGELYSYPNRTYDDLTHQYQADTSDKEAGASVNLTLTPISGLTLAYVGGLDFSAGENHQFTPASSYSEAKTGVLTLARGIYSRTKSTTINLSSNLRATYNHIFSQLHDLTLGANIDFYRFQYDAVGITGYGVGNVDAPSAINRSLHGYRQPEVRNPRDKNAQLGIGAVAGYTFNEIYDFYLTYKADASSILPADKRWNRAWAAGIGWTPTNYGWLKGNKTLTHLNLKASYGVTANLSGVSVSNTVGTFSFSEQAYETSRSLSLLSLYNKDLKAEQNKATDIGLSMELWKRISFDVNWYNRRTEQALLDVPIPTSTGFSTLKRNIGVLQNRGIEVGLNARIIDTYDCRLRLGANLSYNENKVLSLYYTDKLYLDEQSLMPSYETGKAYDMIYGAHSLGINPLTGYPVFLTSDGKEKQATEPLTRNDLVSLGHLTPPYSGSLNASWSYRSFDFDISFYYVLGGKQRFNYQYVRNRDNAHYNAVAGQTKRMWLKRGDENKEYWTPFYTQTIAEENLALYPNSRTVGNSNYLKLSSLSLRYRLPAAVLHRVLPFVQYANVGLQGSNLYTWTAYKESDPESGTLAGTVQPIFTFHLNLTF